The Fibrobacter sp. UWB11 genome includes a window with the following:
- a CDS encoding formylglycine-generating enzyme family protein, producing the protein MTFSRLLPLLLLVPALTMADEDRNFKLTSENFKVGSLLDGSIVENASKKAIALDKSLAISQAPVFPLHPNTLYLRYKKSAKEYYWFSGEAKPEEYKKLHAFNLKDNHLGVREVAGLRFYASRQYKAFQDEADIYFDAEYVYSPRVSKLLFMKNGKWQVLEESVHPGMVQIQSDEKKLEVVALNSKMKAGTRTIYPAENGVYIFSFNAPDKYPYVDAAVLKPGEVLTFNVKFPEPDSVVELSSSSAVPEVAVTSSGAVPVADSVSVSSSSGAAPADSLVIPDFDAPVSSSSVASSESKSPAPELSVTLEQVQALQTLEETETLYDAFSADVDKNFTRVDTTEFSKFYPPIKPADSLGLNDSGKVYRNYVSHYNYKRAEAQTLWRQKKLGVVSAMYKAFHAKLDSLQALPIDINVKPVAIENILKAPETVTDSADTIKNVTGPAKVDSLNLHFGAAHSRVEVSWKGVVEGFSMDSLSSMLANNDSTLVTTLHLVNNKPVWVFKEGTLVGRYQYRYTKILFRVGDSLYTGKGEFSLPKHIAMEKEVEEWLRNKVPESSSSVIASSSSEAVVDTVKADSFNIVEHATRGTVAIIDSGSFRYRGKVVSMSPYAIHTTEVTQEFFHKIMGLLDSAKRIPDRSAFKGPQKPVQNITWEKAQYACKVLGGDLPTEAQWEYAGRAGSNDGILWNSDDVMSVGKYAIFAENSFKRGKKSDAYGPHDVATKSPNAWGLYDMSGNVTEWTRDNYFAITFSIESSNPTGSFWGTGKVIKGGSWKDKAKKLNMTERDDEDPRYWSDFIGFRCVFPLDRIIQGK; encoded by the coding sequence ATGACATTTTCCCGATTGCTTCCGCTTTTGTTGCTAGTCCCGGCGCTTACCATGGCCGATGAAGACCGCAACTTCAAATTGACTTCGGAAAATTTTAAGGTCGGTAGCCTCCTGGACGGAAGTATTGTAGAAAATGCTTCCAAGAAAGCTATTGCATTGGACAAATCTTTAGCAATCTCGCAAGCTCCGGTGTTCCCGCTGCACCCTAACACGCTTTACCTTCGCTATAAAAAATCCGCAAAGGAATATTATTGGTTTTCTGGGGAAGCAAAGCCGGAAGAATATAAAAAGCTCCATGCCTTTAACCTTAAAGATAATCATCTAGGCGTGCGCGAAGTCGCTGGCCTCCGTTTTTACGCCTCCCGCCAGTATAAAGCCTTCCAGGACGAAGCTGATATCTACTTTGATGCCGAGTACGTTTATTCCCCGCGCGTATCCAAACTCCTGTTTATGAAGAATGGCAAGTGGCAGGTCTTGGAAGAAAGCGTTCATCCGGGCATGGTGCAAATCCAGTCCGATGAAAAAAAATTGGAAGTCGTGGCCTTGAATTCAAAGATGAAAGCGGGGACGAGGACGATTTATCCGGCAGAAAATGGGGTCTACATTTTCTCCTTCAATGCGCCTGACAAATATCCGTATGTGGATGCCGCTGTGCTCAAGCCGGGCGAGGTGCTCACGTTCAATGTGAAGTTCCCGGAACCGGATTCCGTTGTCGAACTTTCGAGCTCTAGCGCCGTTCCCGAAGTTGCCGTAACTAGTTCGGGGGCTGTTCCCGTTGCAGATTCTGTATCAGTTTCTTCTAGCTCGGGTGCCGCTCCTGCTGATTCTTTGGTAATTCCTGATTTTGACGCTCCTGTTTCGAGTTCCAGTGTTGCTTCTTCGGAATCGAAATCGCCTGCGCCAGAGCTTTCCGTGACGCTTGAACAAGTGCAGGCTCTTCAAACGCTCGAAGAAACTGAAACACTTTACGATGCTTTCTCTGCTGATGTCGACAAGAATTTCACGCGTGTGGACACGACTGAATTTTCGAAATTCTATCCGCCCATCAAGCCCGCCGATTCTCTTGGACTGAATGATTCTGGAAAGGTCTATCGCAATTACGTTTCTCACTATAATTACAAACGTGCCGAAGCGCAAACGTTGTGGCGCCAAAAGAAGTTAGGTGTTGTGAGTGCTATGTACAAGGCGTTCCATGCAAAGCTTGATAGTCTTCAGGCTCTTCCGATTGATATCAACGTGAAACCTGTTGCAATCGAAAACATTTTGAAAGCTCCCGAAACCGTTACGGACTCGGCAGACACGATTAAGAATGTAACGGGGCCTGCAAAGGTGGATTCTCTGAACCTTCATTTTGGTGCGGCTCACAGCCGTGTAGAAGTTTCTTGGAAAGGCGTTGTGGAAGGTTTCTCTATGGATTCGCTTTCGTCCATGCTTGCCAATAACGATTCTACTCTCGTAACAACGTTGCACCTTGTGAACAATAAGCCGGTGTGGGTGTTCAAGGAAGGAACTCTTGTTGGCCGTTACCAGTATCGATATACCAAGATTCTTTTCCGTGTGGGCGATTCTCTCTATACCGGCAAGGGTGAATTTAGTTTGCCTAAACACATTGCAATGGAAAAAGAAGTTGAGGAATGGCTTAGGAATAAAGTGCCTGAATCGTCTTCGTCTGTAATTGCAAGTTCGTCTTCCGAAGCTGTGGTAGATACAGTCAAGGCGGACTCCTTTAATATTGTTGAACATGCAACTCGCGGTACCGTTGCCATTATTGATTCCGGCTCGTTCCGCTATCGTGGCAAGGTTGTTTCGATGTCACCGTACGCAATCCATACAACCGAAGTCACGCAGGAATTTTTCCACAAGATTATGGGGCTTCTGGATTCTGCAAAGCGCATTCCGGATAGGTCTGCATTCAAGGGCCCGCAAAAACCGGTCCAGAACATTACTTGGGAAAAAGCTCAATATGCATGTAAGGTGCTTGGCGGTGATTTGCCGACCGAAGCTCAGTGGGAATATGCTGGTCGTGCCGGTAGCAACGATGGAATTCTTTGGAATTCCGATGACGTGATGAGTGTCGGCAAGTATGCAATCTTCGCGGAAAACTCTTTTAAGAGAGGCAAAAAGAGCGACGCTTATGGTCCGCACGATGTAGCGACCAAGTCTCCGAATGCATGGGGCCTTTATGATATGTCGGGTAACGTAACCGAATGGACTCGCGATAATTACTTTGCAATCACGTTCTCTATTGAAAGCTCAAATCCGACGGGTTCTTTCTGGGGTACGGGTAAAGTAATAAAGGGCGGTTCCTGGAAGGACAAGGCAAAGAAACTGAACATGACTGAACGAGATGATGAAGATCCACGTTACTGGTCTGATTTCATCGGCTTCCGTTGCGTGTTCCCACTCGATAGAATTATTCAGGGAAAGTAA